Proteins encoded by one window of Methanobacterium sp. CWC-01:
- the eno gene encoding phosphopyruvate hydratase gives MDSIIEDIRVRKILDSRGNPTLEVDVITWNGFGRAAAPSGASTGSREVVAFPEGGVDKILGELEDVISTELIGMDAEDLREIDLVLKEIDGTEDLSSLGGNTTVAVSMATAKAAASSYNLPLYRFLGGNLPTSIPYPLGNMINGGAHAGKNAPDIQEFLVLPVGAMDITEAVFTNTAVHRRIREKIQAKDPLFTGGKGDEGGWAPNLTNQEALEIQATSCAEVSDETGVLVKPCLDMAASEFWDPEKEKYIYTKEGVERDTGEQVDYVAEIIDTYGMFFVEDPIREGDMQGFASLTRKSGDQCIICGDDIFVTNAAILEEGIEAGAGNAIIIKPNQIGTLTDTYQTVELARTHGYTPVVSHRSGETTDETIAHLAVAFACPIIKTGALGGERIAKLNELIRIEEELSSAQMADLEFLR, from the coding sequence GTGGACAGCATTATTGAAGACATCCGGGTTAGAAAAATTTTAGACAGCAGAGGAAACCCCACCCTGGAAGTGGACGTCATCACCTGGAACGGATTTGGAAGGGCCGCCGCACCTAGTGGCGCCAGCACCGGATCCCGTGAAGTGGTGGCCTTCCCTGAAGGAGGGGTTGATAAGATACTAGGCGAATTAGAGGACGTCATATCCACGGAGCTCATTGGCATGGATGCCGAGGACCTCCGGGAGATCGACCTGGTTTTGAAGGAAATCGACGGCACCGAGGACCTATCCTCCCTGGGAGGAAACACCACCGTGGCCGTGTCCATGGCCACTGCCAAGGCCGCGGCATCCAGCTACAACCTACCCCTCTACCGGTTCCTGGGCGGAAACCTGCCCACCAGCATCCCCTACCCCCTGGGTAACATGATCAACGGAGGAGCCCACGCCGGGAAAAACGCCCCTGACATCCAGGAATTCCTGGTACTACCAGTAGGAGCCATGGACATCACTGAAGCAGTGTTCACCAACACCGCAGTCCACCGCCGTATCCGGGAGAAGATACAGGCCAAGGACCCACTCTTCACTGGTGGAAAGGGAGATGAAGGTGGATGGGCTCCGAATTTAACTAACCAGGAAGCCCTGGAGATACAGGCCACCTCCTGTGCCGAGGTGAGTGACGAGACCGGAGTACTGGTGAAGCCCTGCCTGGACATGGCAGCCAGCGAATTCTGGGACCCTGAAAAGGAGAAGTACATCTACACCAAGGAAGGTGTGGAACGGGACACCGGAGAACAGGTGGACTACGTGGCCGAGATCATAGACACCTACGGCATGTTCTTCGTGGAGGACCCCATCCGAGAAGGAGACATGCAGGGATTTGCGAGTCTGACCAGAAAATCCGGGGATCAGTGCATCATATGTGGAGATGACATCTTCGTGACCAACGCCGCCATCCTGGAGGAAGGGATAGAGGCCGGTGCTGGTAACGCCATCATCATCAAACCCAACCAGATCGGAACCCTCACCGACACTTACCAGACGGTGGAACTGGCCCGCACCCATGGCTACACCCCAGTGGTAAGCCACCGTTCCGGTGAAACCACCGACGAGACCATCGCCCACCTGGCCGTGGCCTTCGCCTGCCCCATCATCAAGACCGGGGCCCTGGGAGGGGAGCGCATCGCCAAACTGAACGAACTCATACGCATCGAAGAGGAACTTTCCAGCGCCCAGATGGCCGACCTGGAGTTTTTAAGATAA
- a CDS encoding 4Fe-4S dicluster domain-containing protein — protein MVKITIDEEKCEGADCAECVDVCPMEVLILEGDKIVIQNVEDCSLCEVCMDVCPNEAVNVEE, from the coding sequence ATGGTTAAAATCACCATTGACGAAGAAAAATGTGAAGGGGCGGACTGCGCCGAGTGTGTGGATGTGTGCCCCATGGAAGTGTTAATCCTGGAAGGCGATAAAATCGTAATCCAGAACGTGGAGGACTGCAGTCTGTGCGAAGTGTGCATGGATGTGTGTCCCAACGAAGCAGTGAACGTGGAAGAATAG
- the rpsB gene encoding 30S ribosomal protein S2, translating to MSELLIPLDKYLAAGLHIGTQQKTKDMERYIYRVRTDGLYVLDVRGTNDRIISAAKFLAKYEPSDILVVSTRQYGQAPVRKFAEVTGVTAIPGRFIPGTLTNPQYAKFLEPKVLVVTDPRSDNQAIIEAKQVGIPVVALCDTENLLGNVDIVIPVNNKGRKAIALVYWLLALQMLRSKGTLAEDEELDLPPTEFELKI from the coding sequence TTGTCAGAACTACTAATCCCACTTGATAAGTACCTTGCAGCAGGACTGCACATTGGAACCCAACAGAAAACCAAGGACATGGAACGCTACATCTACCGGGTCCGGACCGACGGACTCTACGTTTTGGATGTGCGTGGAACTAACGACCGTATCATATCTGCCGCTAAATTCCTGGCTAAATACGAACCATCCGACATCCTGGTGGTATCCACCCGACAGTACGGACAGGCCCCGGTCCGTAAATTCGCAGAAGTAACCGGAGTAACCGCCATACCCGGCCGTTTCATACCCGGAACCCTCACCAACCCCCAGTACGCCAAGTTCCTGGAACCCAAGGTACTGGTGGTAACCGACCCCCGCAGCGACAACCAGGCCATAATCGAGGCCAAACAGGTTGGAATCCCAGTGGTGGCCCTGTGCGACACCGAAAACTTACTTGGCAACGTGGATATTGTGATACCCGTAAACAACAAGGGAAGAAAGGCCATAGCCCTGGTATACTGGCTACTGGCTCTGCAAATGTTACGGAGCAAGGGAACCCTGGCCGAGGATGAGGAACTGGACTTACCACCCACCGAATTCGAACTCAAGATCTAA
- the amrB gene encoding AmmeMemoRadiSam system protein B, with amino-acid sequence MSQTRKAAWAGAFYEANPRDLKRRIRWSYQHQLGPGQLPETRGKTRTIKGLVAPHAGYMYSGPVAAHSYLELARDGFPETIIILSPNHTGYGSLVSTMTTGAWETPLGLVEIDTPLARELTRTSIIDDDPTAHLQEHSIEVQLPFLQYLEQDFQLVPITMMMQDLETSREVGEAIHQAIKATGRDVVVIASTDLTHYKAQEVASQEDQQVLKALETLDEEAMLKVVERHNVNMCGYGPVAATLTATKLMGATQAEVLKYATSGETSGNYQEVVGYAAAVIR; translated from the coding sequence TTGTCCCAAACCCGCAAAGCAGCATGGGCCGGGGCCTTCTACGAGGCCAATCCCCGTGACCTGAAGCGGAGGATCCGCTGGTCCTACCAGCACCAGCTGGGCCCGGGCCAGCTACCCGAAACCCGGGGAAAGACCCGGACCATCAAGGGACTGGTGGCTCCCCACGCCGGTTACATGTACTCCGGACCGGTGGCCGCCCACAGCTACCTGGAACTGGCCCGGGACGGATTCCCGGAAACCATCATCATCCTAAGCCCCAACCACACTGGCTACGGTAGTTTGGTGTCAACCATGACCACCGGGGCCTGGGAAACACCTCTGGGACTGGTGGAAATCGACACCCCACTGGCCCGGGAACTAACCCGCACCAGCATCATCGATGATGACCCCACCGCCCACCTGCAGGAGCACAGCATCGAGGTGCAGCTACCCTTCCTCCAGTACCTGGAGCAGGACTTCCAACTGGTGCCCATCACCATGATGATGCAGGATTTGGAAACCTCCCGGGAAGTGGGGGAGGCCATACACCAGGCCATAAAGGCCACTGGCCGGGATGTGGTGGTAATAGCCAGCACCGATCTCACCCACTACAAGGCCCAGGAGGTGGCATCCCAGGAGGACCAGCAGGTCCTGAAGGCCCTGGAGACCCTGGATGAGGAGGCCATGCTGAAGGTGGTGGAAAGACACAACGTGAACATGTGTGGCTACGGACCAGTAGCCGCCACCCTAACCGCCACCAAGTTAATGGGAGCCACCCAGGCGGAGGTGCTTAAGTACGCCACCAGTGGGGAGACCAGCGGCAACTACCAGGAAGTGGTGGGATACGCCGCGGCGGTGATACGTTAA
- the mvk gene encoding mevalonate kinase, with protein sequence MRAVASAPGKIILFGEHAVVFGKPALAMAVNRRARVEIRKVSEDHISITIPDLDVEGVLQPHGGLESSGTGKVGILRYITEAIKLREVPGGLEVQVKLEIPIGAGMGSSAAITVATLAALTQLQGQELDKKALARQAHQVELRVQGAASPLDTAVSTHGGMVHLHPEGKVENLEVPGQLPLVVAYTSYRGNTGELVAGVRQRREHYPEVVDPILDAMEMVTHQARQALLDGEERALGDLMNINHGLLDALGVNTPELSRMVYQARLAGALGSKITGAGGGGSIIAYAPGRMEPVLEKLQQEEEAFRVGLSHSGVEVE encoded by the coding sequence ATGAGAGCCGTGGCATCTGCACCAGGCAAGATCATTCTTTTTGGAGAACACGCCGTAGTCTTCGGTAAACCAGCCCTGGCCATGGCCGTGAACCGCCGGGCACGGGTGGAGATTAGAAAAGTCAGTGAGGATCACATATCCATCACCATCCCCGATCTGGATGTGGAAGGTGTGCTACAACCCCATGGGGGGCTGGAAAGCTCTGGAACTGGAAAGGTAGGCATACTACGCTACATCACCGAGGCCATTAAACTCCGGGAGGTGCCGGGTGGATTGGAGGTCCAGGTAAAGCTGGAGATACCCATCGGAGCCGGGATGGGATCCTCGGCGGCCATCACCGTGGCCACCCTGGCCGCCCTCACCCAACTACAGGGACAAGAACTGGATAAAAAGGCTCTGGCCCGTCAGGCCCACCAAGTAGAACTTAGAGTACAGGGAGCAGCCAGCCCCCTGGACACTGCAGTCTCCACCCACGGGGGAATGGTGCACCTCCACCCCGAGGGGAAGGTGGAGAACCTGGAAGTACCGGGCCAGCTGCCCCTGGTGGTGGCTTACACCAGTTACCGGGGAAACACCGGAGAACTGGTGGCCGGGGTCCGGCAGCGCCGGGAACACTACCCAGAAGTGGTGGATCCCATCCTGGACGCCATGGAAATGGTCACCCACCAAGCCCGCCAGGCCCTCCTGGACGGGGAGGAAAGGGCCCTGGGGGATCTGATGAACATCAACCACGGACTCCTGGATGCCCTGGGAGTTAACACCCCGGAACTATCCCGAATGGTGTACCAGGCCCGACTCGCCGGGGCCCTGGGCTCCAAGATCACCGGTGCCGGAGGAGGAGGCTCAATCATAGCCTACGCCCCGGGAAGGATGGAACCGGTGTTGGAGAAACTGCAACAAGAGGAGGAAGCCTTCCGGGTGGGACTGTCCCATTCGGGAGTGGAAGTGGAGTAG
- a CDS encoding isopentenyl phosphate kinase has protein sequence MIILKLGGSVITRKEEDHPTLHQENLERISREIAHSGVKELLIIHGAGSYGHPHAHHYQIGAPIRDEEDLLRKREGFCVTHQSVQELNLEVCRALLQAGIPAVPLSPSSFIHTHHKRITEFNTDLITQYLDLGLVPVLYGDVVLDQDLKIKMAVLSGDQILQHLAQRLGAERVILGTDVDGIYNRNPKTHPNAQLIPLVTSQDDLNFLEGAHTVDVTGGMGGKVKELLQLAEEKVESQIINLYKEGLLERALMGDKVPGTWIKKRR, from the coding sequence ATGATCATACTCAAACTGGGGGGCAGCGTCATCACCCGTAAAGAGGAGGATCATCCCACCCTCCACCAGGAGAACCTGGAACGGATCAGCCGGGAGATAGCCCACTCCGGAGTGAAGGAGTTACTGATCATCCACGGCGCCGGGTCCTACGGACACCCCCACGCCCACCACTACCAGATCGGAGCCCCCATCAGGGATGAGGAGGATCTACTCCGAAAGAGGGAGGGCTTCTGTGTAACCCACCAGTCGGTGCAGGAGCTTAACCTGGAAGTGTGCCGGGCCCTACTACAGGCGGGCATACCCGCAGTACCCTTATCACCATCATCATTCATTCACACTCATCATAAGAGAATCACAGAATTTAATACCGACTTAATAACCCAGTACCTGGATCTGGGACTGGTACCCGTACTCTACGGGGACGTGGTCCTGGACCAGGATTTGAAGATTAAAATGGCAGTGCTCTCGGGAGACCAGATACTCCAGCACCTGGCCCAGCGGCTAGGGGCGGAGCGGGTGATCCTGGGCACTGACGTTGACGGAATTTACAACAGGAACCCTAAAACCCACCCCAACGCCCAGCTCATACCCCTGGTAACCAGCCAGGATGACTTGAACTTCCTGGAGGGCGCCCACACCGTGGATGTCACTGGAGGTATGGGTGGAAAAGTGAAAGAACTCCTGCAATTAGCCGAGGAGAAGGTGGAGTCCCAGATAATCAACCTCTATAAGGAGGGACTCCTGGAAAGGGCGCTTATGGGGGACAAGGTACCGGGGACCTGGATAAAAAAAAGAAGATAG
- the fni gene encoding type 2 isopentenyl-diphosphate Delta-isomerase, producing the protein MISDRKLEHLRLCLHSDVEYHKKTGLEDVELVHRALPEVDLGDIDLSCSLLGKEMDAPLIITAITGGHPESQDVNRKLARAAAHHGIGMGLGSQRAGIENPELAATYTVAREEAPEALLLGNIGTAQLDLAPAAMDMMALDALAVHLNPLQEAIQPEGDLDARGYLDRIRETAQSLEVPLMVKETGAGIRSEEAHLLEQAGVAALDVAGAGGTSWAAVEAYRSQEKGMGELFWDWGIPTAACTVEVVNTVTIPVISSGGIRSGLDAAKALALGASAVGIALPALKACYQGEETLDSYLERFLQELKVAMFLVGASNLEDLRKADLVIRGYTREWLSQRGYETQHYARRSWL; encoded by the coding sequence ATGATTTCAGACAGAAAACTGGAGCACTTGCGCTTATGCTTGCACTCCGATGTGGAATACCACAAAAAAACCGGACTAGAGGATGTGGAACTGGTCCACCGGGCCCTGCCCGAGGTAGATTTGGGAGATATTGATCTCTCCTGCAGTCTGCTGGGCAAGGAAATGGACGCACCACTCATCATCACCGCCATCACCGGGGGACACCCTGAATCACAGGATGTGAACCGGAAACTGGCCCGGGCCGCCGCCCATCATGGCATCGGCATGGGACTGGGCAGTCAACGGGCCGGCATCGAAAACCCGGAGCTGGCCGCCACCTACACCGTGGCCCGGGAGGAAGCCCCGGAAGCCCTGCTTCTGGGTAACATCGGCACCGCCCAGCTGGACCTGGCCCCGGCCGCCATGGATATGATGGCCTTAGATGCCCTGGCCGTGCACCTCAACCCCTTACAGGAGGCCATCCAACCCGAAGGGGACCTGGATGCCCGGGGATACCTGGACCGTATCCGAGAAACCGCACAGTCCCTGGAGGTGCCCCTGATGGTTAAGGAAACCGGAGCCGGGATACGCAGCGAGGAAGCCCACCTCCTAGAACAGGCCGGAGTAGCCGCCCTGGATGTGGCGGGAGCGGGTGGAACCAGCTGGGCCGCAGTGGAGGCCTACCGTTCCCAGGAAAAGGGGATGGGAGAACTCTTCTGGGACTGGGGAATACCCACCGCCGCCTGCACCGTGGAGGTGGTGAACACCGTCACGATACCGGTAATATCATCCGGAGGGATACGCAGCGGATTAGACGCTGCCAAGGCCCTGGCATTAGGTGCCAGTGCCGTGGGAATAGCCCTACCAGCACTTAAGGCCTGCTACCAGGGTGAAGAGACCCTGGACAGCTACCTGGAACGTTTCCTCCAGGAACTGAAGGTGGCCATGTTCCTGGTGGGAGCCAGTAACTTGGAGGATTTAAGGAAGGCAGACCTGGTAATCCGGGGATACACCCGGGAATGGCTCAGCCAGCGGGGATATGAAACCCAGCACTACGCAAGGAGGTCATGGTTATGA
- a CDS encoding RNase J family beta-CASP ribonuclease, translating into MSVEVIAVGGYEEVGKNMSAVKVGEDVIIFDMGINLDRIHVHEDTVIDRMHSLDLIERGVIPDDTLMKEVDGKVRAIVFSHGHLDHIGAVAKLAHRYEAPLIGTPYTLGLVEQQIKGEKKFKVTNPRQVLNPGEKCQISPDITLEFVRTTHSIPQTVTPVLHTSEGIIVYAMDFKFDDHQMISPPPDYQRLRELGRQGVLALIVETTRMTDNKEEKTYSEKIARVALRDIMKQPMREKNGLIVTTFSSHIERIQAICNIAQESEREILLLGRSMERFGSIAEKMGLLKLPDNAHVYGSPKAVNRALARVEDKRENFIIVATGHQGEPDALLPRIASGKTQFNIQPDDNVVVSAPIIPNPLNVANRSFMERRLKGSGARIYTNAHVSGHAGPEDHRDFIRMLSPQHIIPAHGHLEMISKYTELAEEEGYKLGNDIHILRNGQAQVFNGGI; encoded by the coding sequence ATGAGTGTGGAAGTAATAGCAGTAGGTGGATACGAAGAAGTGGGAAAGAACATGTCAGCAGTGAAGGTGGGTGAGGATGTCATCATCTTCGACATGGGCATCAACCTGGACCGCATCCACGTCCACGAGGACACGGTCATCGACCGGATGCACAGCCTGGATTTGATAGAACGGGGTGTGATCCCGGATGACACCCTGATGAAGGAAGTGGATGGAAAGGTCCGGGCCATAGTCTTCAGCCACGGCCACCTGGACCACATCGGAGCCGTGGCCAAACTGGCCCACCGCTACGAGGCACCCCTCATCGGAACCCCCTACACCCTGGGCCTGGTGGAACAACAGATCAAGGGGGAGAAGAAGTTCAAGGTCACCAATCCCCGTCAGGTCCTGAATCCCGGGGAGAAGTGCCAGATATCACCGGATATCACCCTGGAATTTGTGCGCACCACCCACAGTATACCCCAGACCGTCACCCCGGTCCTCCACACCTCGGAGGGTATCATCGTCTACGCCATGGACTTCAAATTCGACGATCACCAGATGATCTCCCCACCCCCAGATTACCAGCGTCTCCGGGAGCTGGGACGCCAGGGAGTGCTGGCCCTTATTGTGGAAACCACCCGGATGACCGATAACAAGGAGGAGAAAACCTACTCCGAGAAGATCGCCCGGGTGGCCCTGCGGGATATCATGAAGCAGCCCATGCGGGAGAAGAATGGACTCATCGTCACCACCTTTTCCAGTCACATTGAACGTATACAGGCCATCTGCAACATAGCCCAGGAAAGTGAACGGGAAATACTCCTCCTGGGAAGGAGCATGGAACGTTTCGGCAGTATCGCCGAGAAGATGGGTCTCCTGAAGTTGCCGGACAATGCTCATGTCTACGGCAGTCCCAAGGCCGTGAACCGGGCCCTGGCCCGGGTGGAGGACAAACGGGAAAACTTCATAATAGTGGCCACCGGCCACCAGGGAGAACCTGACGCCCTTCTGCCCCGGATCGCCAGTGGCAAGACCCAGTTCAATATCCAGCCCGATGACAACGTGGTGGTCTCGGCACCCATCATACCCAACCCCCTGAACGTGGCTAACCGCAGCTTCATGGAACGCCGACTTAAAGGCAGTGGAGCCAGGATTTATACCAACGCCCACGTTTCCGGACACGCCGGTCCCGAGGATCACCGGGACTTCATACGCATGCTCAGCCCCCAGCACATCATACCTGCCCACGGCCACCTGGAGATGATCTCCAAATACACGGAACTGGCCGAGGAGGAGGGTTACAAGCTGGGTAACGATATTCACATCCTGCGAAACGGGCAGGCACAGGTATTCAACGGGGGAATATAA
- the idsA gene encoding short chain isoprenyl diphosphate synthase IdsA: MEVTEILEKYSEKVQQEINTALSTVEPEELQESSLHLVKAGGKMIRPSLAILSAEAVGGQAQHALKVAAAVELIHTFSLIHDDIMDQDEKRRGQPSVHMIWGESMAILAGDTLFSKAFETVLWTETDGVDSQLVVGALQTVVDSCVKICEGQALDMGFADRLAVSEEEYLHMIYKKTAALIAAATRSGAILGGGSKEQVEALTEYGKLIGLAFQIQDDYLDVISDEDNLGKPVGSDIAEGKRTLLVVHTLEAANPEDREELIRILREESDQNVPRAIEIFEEYGSIDYAHDIARDNVKQAKELLLTLEDTPARQALMMLADFVLERSH, translated from the coding sequence ATGGAAGTAACGGAGATACTGGAAAAGTACTCAGAAAAGGTGCAACAGGAAATAAACACGGCCCTGTCCACTGTGGAACCGGAAGAACTGCAGGAATCATCCCTGCACCTGGTTAAAGCCGGGGGGAAGATGATCCGACCTAGCCTAGCCATCTTATCCGCCGAAGCTGTGGGTGGCCAGGCCCAGCATGCCCTTAAGGTCGCTGCGGCGGTGGAACTGATACACACCTTCAGCCTCATCCACGACGATATCATGGACCAGGATGAGAAGCGCCGGGGCCAGCCCTCGGTGCACATGATCTGGGGGGAGTCCATGGCCATCCTGGCCGGGGACACCCTGTTCTCCAAGGCCTTTGAAACCGTATTGTGGACGGAAACCGATGGAGTGGACTCCCAACTGGTGGTGGGGGCCCTGCAGACCGTGGTGGATAGCTGTGTTAAGATCTGCGAGGGACAGGCCCTGGACATGGGCTTCGCTGACCGTCTGGCCGTTTCTGAGGAGGAGTATCTCCATATGATCTACAAAAAAACCGCTGCTTTAATTGCGGCGGCCACCCGCTCCGGTGCCATACTGGGTGGGGGGAGTAAAGAACAGGTGGAGGCCCTGACCGAGTACGGGAAACTCATTGGACTGGCCTTCCAGATCCAGGATGATTACCTGGATGTGATAAGCGACGAGGACAACCTGGGAAAACCAGTGGGCAGTGACATCGCCGAGGGAAAACGAACCCTCCTGGTGGTGCACACCCTGGAAGCCGCCAACCCAGAGGACCGGGAGGAACTGATCCGCATCCTAAGGGAGGAAAGTGACCAGAACGTGCCCCGGGCCATTGAGATCTTTGAAGAGTACGGGAGTATAGACTACGCCCATGATATCGCCCGGGACAACGTGAAACAGGCCAAGGAATTACTGCTGACCCTGGAGGACACCCCCGCCCGGCAGGCCCTGATGATGCTGGCCGACTTCGTCCTGGAGAGGAGTCACTGA
- a CDS encoding glutamate--tRNA ligase, giving the protein MDSVNLRQLVCKYALVNATGHSGQAQNGAVMGMIMANHPELRSRGKEIGPLTGQVVAQVNKMTLEAQQQKLEELGGYQAPERKEETKGLPELPNTDKGVVLRFAPNPSGPLHIGHARAAVLNQEYQERYGGKLILRVEDTDPRRVYPPAYDMIREDLTWLGVKWQEEVVQSQRLEIYYQMAEEAIGKGAAYMCTCPGDQFKKLKDAGEACPHREMTVEENLSLWEKMPTLAEGEVVLRVKTDLKHKNPAIRDWVAMRIVDYPHPLQGEKYRVYPMMNFSVAVDDHLLGVTHVLRGKDHLANTEKQGYLYRHLGWEEPHYTHYGRLKMDDVALSTSRAKEGIEEGDYTGWDDPRLGTLRAIARRGIQPESIRELMNEIGVKIADSTVTWKKIYGLNRGLLEEVNRYFLAIPGQRIRIEGLPDDLKRPVERPLHPDHPERGMRTLNFEERLYIPSADLPHDPEKVIRLIDAVNITIQDGEAHYHSTSHQEAREIGAPAIQWVPMRDKKLVELVMPDGTIQTGYAEADTYQEEVGDVVQFERLGFARLDEKYLGKMTFYFAHK; this is encoded by the coding sequence ATGGATAGCGTTAATTTACGGCAACTGGTCTGTAAGTACGCCCTGGTGAATGCCACCGGGCACTCTGGACAGGCCCAGAACGGGGCGGTGATGGGCATGATCATGGCCAACCACCCTGAGCTGCGCAGCCGGGGAAAGGAGATCGGCCCCCTCACCGGCCAGGTGGTAGCCCAGGTGAATAAGATGACCCTGGAAGCCCAACAACAGAAACTGGAAGAACTGGGAGGATACCAGGCCCCGGAGAGAAAAGAGGAGACCAAGGGATTGCCTGAACTCCCCAATACGGATAAGGGGGTGGTTCTTAGATTCGCACCCAACCCCTCAGGGCCCCTGCACATCGGCCACGCCCGGGCCGCGGTCCTTAACCAGGAGTACCAGGAACGCTACGGTGGTAAACTGATCCTGCGGGTGGAGGACACCGACCCCCGCCGGGTGTACCCCCCGGCCTACGATATGATCCGGGAGGACCTCACCTGGCTGGGAGTCAAGTGGCAGGAAGAGGTGGTGCAGAGCCAGCGCCTGGAAATATATTACCAGATGGCGGAGGAGGCCATCGGGAAGGGCGCAGCCTACATGTGCACCTGCCCTGGTGACCAGTTCAAGAAACTCAAAGATGCCGGGGAGGCCTGCCCCCACCGGGAGATGACCGTGGAGGAGAATTTATCCCTGTGGGAGAAGATGCCCACCCTGGCGGAGGGTGAAGTGGTGTTACGGGTTAAAACTGACCTTAAACATAAGAACCCGGCCATCCGGGACTGGGTGGCCATGCGCATCGTGGATTACCCCCACCCCCTACAGGGGGAGAAGTACCGGGTGTACCCCATGATGAACTTCTCGGTGGCGGTGGATGATCATCTCCTGGGGGTGACCCACGTCCTGCGGGGCAAGGACCACCTGGCCAACACCGAGAAACAGGGCTACCTCTACCGGCACCTGGGCTGGGAGGAACCCCACTACACCCACTACGGAAGACTGAAGATGGATGACGTGGCCCTCTCCACCTCCAGGGCCAAAGAGGGCATTGAGGAGGGGGACTACACCGGCTGGGATGATCCCCGCCTGGGCACCCTGCGGGCCATAGCTCGTCGGGGTATACAACCCGAAAGTATCCGGGAGTTGATGAACGAGATCGGAGTTAAGATCGCCGATTCCACCGTGACCTGGAAGAAGATCTACGGCTTGAATCGTGGCTTGTTAGAGGAGGTTAACCGCTACTTCCTGGCCATCCCTGGCCAGCGCATCAGAATAGAAGGACTCCCCGATGATCTGAAAAGACCAGTGGAAAGGCCACTGCACCCGGACCACCCTGAACGGGGCATGAGAACCCTGAACTTTGAAGAAAGACTCTACATCCCCTCAGCGGACCTGCCCCATGATCCGGAGAAGGTAATCAGACTCATCGATGCGGTGAACATCACCATCCAGGATGGAGAGGCCCACTACCACAGCACCAGCCACCAGGAAGCCCGGGAGATCGGAGCCCCGGCCATCCAGTGGGTTCCCATGCGGGATAAAAAACTGGTGGAACTAGTGATGCCCGACGGCACCATCCAGACCGGATACGCCGAGGCCGACACCTACCAAGAGGAAGTGGGGGATGTGGTCCAGTTCGAACGGCTGGGATTCGCCCGCCTGGATGAGAAGTACCTGGGCAAGATGACCTTCTACTTCGCCCATAAATAA